Proteins from a single region of Stappia sp. ES.058:
- a CDS encoding divergent polysaccharide deacetylase family protein has translation MAGKDLSAPLGLGKRKYFNLPLGLIGASLLTVLVTTGLVWIGVVDDPLGGEPTATVPLERSLEGLSSRDFGVVEIRPSLPEGAQDPTAENAADQQALGPRFEPKPLSGADAPESRPDDGASAIANGLSVRADARVTEPGPHGPLPKVSDSGLRPLDVYARPASQSFASIPKIAIIVGGLGLSQTGTQTAIEELPPEITLAFAPYGGSLDRWMQRARRDGHELLLQLPMEPFDYPDNDPGPHTLLVSHNTREMGERLSWLLSRMTNYVGVMNYMGARFTTAEEPLEKLLTEITDRGLMFVDDGSSSRSLATATASGLRTPFSHSDLVIDDVPRPKDITARLLQLEGTARAQGVAVGIATALPVTVELLAQWSKDLDERGLQLIPVSASIDRTAR, from the coding sequence ATGGCGGGGAAGGATCTGTCGGCTCCGCTGGGGCTTGGCAAGCGCAAGTACTTCAATCTTCCCCTCGGACTGATTGGCGCCAGCCTTCTGACGGTCCTGGTTACGACAGGGCTTGTCTGGATCGGCGTCGTCGACGACCCGCTCGGCGGGGAACCGACGGCAACCGTACCACTGGAACGGTCACTGGAAGGCCTGTCCTCGCGCGATTTCGGCGTGGTCGAGATTCGCCCATCCCTCCCGGAGGGCGCACAGGATCCGACTGCAGAAAACGCCGCCGACCAACAGGCGCTCGGACCCAGATTTGAGCCCAAGCCGCTTTCCGGCGCGGATGCTCCCGAATCCCGTCCGGACGACGGTGCCAGCGCCATTGCCAACGGCCTGTCGGTTCGAGCCGATGCGAGGGTTACCGAACCCGGTCCGCACGGCCCCCTGCCCAAGGTCTCCGACAGCGGCCTGCGCCCTCTCGACGTTTACGCAAGGCCCGCCAGCCAGTCATTCGCGTCGATCCCCAAAATCGCGATCATCGTCGGCGGCCTCGGCCTGTCCCAAACCGGCACCCAAACGGCGATCGAAGAACTGCCGCCGGAGATTACGCTGGCCTTCGCCCCCTATGGCGGCAGCCTCGACCGCTGGATGCAGCGGGCCCGGCGCGACGGCCACGAACTCCTTCTTCAACTGCCGATGGAACCATTCGACTACCCTGACAACGACCCTGGGCCCCATACGTTGCTCGTCAGCCACAACACACGCGAAATGGGCGAACGCCTGTCCTGGCTGCTCAGCAGAATGACCAACTATGTTGGCGTGATGAACTACATGGGCGCCCGCTTCACCACCGCGGAAGAGCCGCTGGAGAAGCTGCTGACGGAGATTACCGATCGGGGCCTGATGTTCGTCGACGACGGCTCGTCCTCGCGAAGCCTTGCAACGGCGACGGCCAGCGGTCTTCGCACACCGTTTTCGCATTCGGATCTCGTCATTGACGACGTCCCGCGCCCAAAGGACATCACCGCCCGACTGCTGCAGCTTGAAGGCACCGCCCGTGCACAAGGCGTTGCTGTGGGCATCGCGACCGCGCTTCCCGTGACAGTCGAACTTCTCGCGCAATGGTCGAAGGATCTGGACGAACGCGGTCTCCAACTGATCCCCGTGAGCGCGTCCATCGACCGAACGGCCCGCTGA
- a CDS encoding acyl-CoA dehydrogenase family protein, with protein sequence MDFSIDPRHADLRDRVRAFVAEHIQPLEGDPANYNEFENIRMDLRDVIRKKARAAGLWNPQLPETHGGLGLSMVGQSIFYTEANRSIFGPSCFNCAAPDDGNMRVLETVGTQAQKNWWLKPIAAGEANSAFAMTEPHPGGGSDPGMIRTRAERHGDTWRIFGHKWYISGAAVAKHFILMARTDPNPEEKRRHLTGFLFHADQPGWRIVRRIGNMGPDEHGGVCELEFDGLEIKDENRLMEIGDGLRLTQTRLGPARLTHCMRWLGLAQRCMEIAQAYVNEREGFGTKLGDRESVQLALGELAHNIQIGRLLVFHAAWMLDQGDKARAEVSSAKIHVADTLHQAADTAIQLNGARGYSTDTILEWIYRYARAARLVDGASEVHKMVLARLYKKEGTDYWR encoded by the coding sequence ATGGATTTTTCTATCGACCCCCGCCACGCGGATCTGCGCGACAGGGTGCGCGCCTTTGTCGCCGAGCACATCCAGCCGCTAGAAGGTGACCCTGCGAACTACAACGAATTTGAAAACATTCGCATGGACCTGCGCGACGTCATCCGCAAGAAGGCGCGGGCCGCCGGTCTGTGGAACCCGCAGTTGCCGGAAACCCATGGCGGTCTCGGCCTTTCCATGGTCGGACAGAGCATCTTCTACACCGAGGCCAACCGTTCGATCTTCGGCCCGTCCTGCTTCAACTGCGCGGCGCCCGACGACGGCAACATGCGGGTGCTGGAAACGGTCGGAACCCAGGCGCAAAAGAACTGGTGGCTGAAGCCGATCGCCGCCGGCGAGGCCAATTCCGCCTTCGCCATGACGGAGCCGCACCCGGGCGGCGGATCGGACCCCGGCATGATCCGAACCCGTGCAGAGCGCCATGGCGATACGTGGCGTATTTTTGGCCACAAGTGGTACATCTCCGGCGCGGCGGTCGCGAAACACTTCATCCTGATGGCGCGTACCGACCCGAACCCGGAAGAAAAGCGGCGCCACCTGACAGGCTTCCTGTTTCATGCCGACCAACCCGGCTGGCGGATCGTTCGGCGTATCGGCAACATGGGCCCGGACGAGCATGGCGGCGTCTGCGAGCTGGAATTCGACGGCCTGGAGATCAAGGACGAGAACCGGTTGATGGAGATCGGCGACGGCCTGCGGTTGACGCAGACCCGTCTCGGCCCGGCGCGGCTTACCCACTGCATGCGCTGGCTGGGGCTGGCCCAGCGCTGCATGGAGATCGCTCAGGCCTATGTCAACGAGCGCGAAGGCTTCGGCACGAAGCTCGGCGACCGGGAATCGGTTCAGCTCGCGCTCGGCGAACTGGCCCACAACATCCAGATCGGCCGCCTGCTGGTCTTCCATGCCGCGTGGATGCTTGACCAGGGCGACAAGGCCCGCGCGGAGGTGTCCTCGGCGAAGATCCATGTTGCCGACACGCTGCACCAGGCAGCCGATACCGCGATCCAGCTCAATGGTGCGCGCGGCTATTCCACCGACACGATCCTCGAATGGATCTACCGCTATGCACGTGCAGCACGACTGGTCGACGGCGCGTCGGAAGTGCACAAGATGGTGCTGGCGCGGCTATACAAGAAGGAAGGCACCGACTACTGGCGTTGA
- a CDS encoding undecaprenyl-diphosphate phosphatase produces the protein MQSETLIGALILGLVEGLTEFIPVSSTGHILLLGHFIGFQSTGKTFEVLIQLGAILAILTVYAHRLIAIAVALPHQAQARRFVAGVFIAFLPAAVIGVMLHGFIKTVLFESPALICTTLVIGGVILLAIDKMPLKPRFHDAMDYPLWLCLAIGFCQTLAMVPGVSRSGATIAGALLMGTDKRSAAEFSFFLAMPTMAGAFAYDLFKNRNILSMDDAAVIGVGFVAAFITAVFVVRGLLDFVSKHGFAAFAWWRIAVGLAGFAGLYFTG, from the coding sequence ATGCAATCGGAAACCCTCATTGGCGCGCTAATCCTCGGCCTCGTCGAAGGCCTGACGGAGTTCATTCCCGTCTCCTCGACCGGACACATCCTGTTGCTCGGACATTTCATCGGATTCCAGAGCACAGGCAAGACATTCGAGGTCCTGATCCAGCTCGGCGCGATCCTCGCGATCCTCACCGTCTATGCGCATCGGCTCATCGCGATCGCCGTCGCCCTGCCGCACCAGGCGCAGGCACGGCGCTTCGTCGCCGGTGTTTTTATCGCTTTTCTGCCGGCCGCGGTCATCGGCGTCATGCTGCATGGCTTCATCAAGACGGTTCTGTTTGAATCGCCGGCGCTGATCTGCACAACGCTCGTCATTGGCGGCGTGATCCTGCTCGCCATCGACAAGATGCCGCTGAAGCCGCGTTTCCATGACGCGATGGACTACCCGCTGTGGCTGTGCCTCGCCATCGGCTTTTGCCAGACGCTGGCCATGGTGCCGGGCGTTTCGCGCTCCGGAGCCACCATCGCAGGCGCGCTCCTGATGGGAACGGACAAGCGCTCGGCGGCGGAATTTTCGTTCTTCCTGGCGATGCCGACGATGGCGGGTGCCTTCGCCTACGATCTCTTCAAAAACCGCAACATCCTGTCCATGGACGATGCCGCCGTGATCGGGGTGGGCTTCGTCGCCGCCTTCATCACCGCGGTCTTCGTCGTGCGCGGCCTGCTCGACTTCGTCAGCAAGCACGGCTTCGCGGCCTTCGCGTGGTGGCGCATCGCCGTGGGGCTGGCCGGCTTTGCGGGACTGTATTTCACCGGTTGA
- the queG gene encoding tRNA epoxyqueuosine(34) reductase QueG produces the protein MSEKAAARVKTSLCKKAEELGFDACAIAEADAIPEAPGRLRRFLADGHHATMDWMAETEERRGLPRALWPQASRIITLAMTYAGEGDPLAALDEPTAASISVYARNRDYHDLVKGRLKELAQHLLAQARRQGVEGMVKVFVDTAPVMEKPLAQASGLGWQGKHTNLVSRDLGSWFFLAEIFTDLPLPVDAPETDHCGSCRACLDVCPTQAFPTAYRLDARRCISYLTIEHKGPIPHEFRAAMGNRIYGCDDCLAACPWNKFAQTAREAKLRAREDLVAPRLAELLTLDDAGFRTLFSGSPIKRIGRDRFLRNVLIAAGNSGDPALTEHIVALLGDGNALVRGAAVWALRHLVPAATFKRLADHHEQRETDGDVRAEWVAAQRQ, from the coding sequence TTGTCGGAAAAAGCCGCTGCGCGTGTGAAGACGAGCCTCTGCAAGAAGGCGGAGGAGCTCGGCTTCGACGCCTGCGCGATTGCCGAAGCCGATGCCATTCCCGAAGCGCCTGGGCGTCTCCGGCGATTTCTGGCGGATGGTCACCACGCGACGATGGACTGGATGGCGGAGACCGAAGAACGCCGTGGATTGCCACGCGCGCTGTGGCCGCAGGCAAGCCGGATCATCACGCTCGCCATGACCTATGCCGGCGAAGGGGATCCGCTCGCCGCTCTGGATGAGCCCACGGCCGCCTCGATATCGGTCTATGCTCGCAACCGGGACTATCACGACCTTGTCAAGGGCCGGCTCAAGGAGCTTGCCCAGCATCTTCTCGCACAGGCCCGCCGGCAGGGCGTGGAGGGTATGGTCAAGGTCTTCGTCGACACCGCGCCGGTAATGGAAAAGCCGCTGGCGCAGGCGTCCGGTCTCGGCTGGCAGGGCAAACACACCAATCTCGTGTCGCGCGATCTCGGCTCTTGGTTTTTCCTGGCCGAGATCTTCACCGACCTGCCGTTGCCGGTCGACGCGCCGGAGACGGATCATTGCGGTTCCTGCCGGGCCTGTCTGGATGTGTGTCCGACGCAGGCTTTCCCGACCGCCTACCGCCTCGATGCGCGCCGCTGTATCTCCTATCTCACGATCGAGCACAAAGGACCGATCCCCCATGAGTTTCGTGCGGCCATGGGGAACCGGATTTATGGCTGCGACGATTGCCTTGCCGCCTGTCCCTGGAACAAATTCGCGCAGACCGCGCGGGAGGCAAAGCTTCGGGCGCGCGAAGATCTTGTCGCCCCGCGACTGGCCGAGCTGCTCACGCTGGACGACGCGGGATTTCGCACCTTGTTCTCCGGGTCGCCGATCAAGCGGATCGGCCGCGACCGGTTCTTGCGCAATGTTCTGATCGCGGCGGGAAACTCTGGCGATCCCGCGTTGACGGAGCACATCGTCGCCTTGCTTGGCGACGGGAATGCTTTGGTCCGTGGTGCTGCCGTCTGGGCGCTTCGCCATCTCGTTCCGGCAGCGACCTTCAAGCGGCTGGCCGACCATCACGAACAGCGGGAAACGGATGGTGATGTCCGAGCGGAGTGGGTTGCCGCTCAACGCCAGTAG
- a CDS encoding complex I NDUFA9 subunit family protein — protein sequence MTTDSGSSALNGKLVTVFGGSGFLGRHVVRALARRGYRVRVAVRRPDLAEHVQPLGAVGQIMPVQANLRHRWSVDRAVQGADAVVNLVGILYEAGAQSFDAVQTFGPRAVAEAARAEGIDTVVHVSAIGADPESPSVYGRSKAMGEAGVFETMPDAVVFRPSIVFGPEDGFFNRFASMARMSPALPLVGGGVTRFQPVFVGDVAEAVAMAVDGKTARGTIYELGGPQMKTFRECLELMLQIIRRKRLLVTLPFSVARIQASVLQLLPNPLLTVDQVELLKSDNVVSDDAIAEGRTLDGLGIEARTLMAILPTYLERFREHGQYDAHRAA from the coding sequence ATGACAACCGACTCCGGTTCATCCGCTCTGAATGGCAAGCTCGTCACCGTTTTCGGCGGCTCGGGGTTTCTCGGGCGCCACGTCGTGCGCGCACTGGCGCGCCGCGGCTATCGGGTGCGCGTCGCCGTGCGCCGGCCGGATCTCGCCGAACACGTGCAGCCGCTCGGCGCTGTCGGCCAGATCATGCCGGTCCAGGCCAACCTGCGCCATCGCTGGTCGGTCGACCGTGCCGTGCAGGGCGCCGACGCCGTGGTCAATCTTGTCGGCATTCTCTATGAGGCTGGCGCCCAGTCCTTCGATGCCGTGCAGACCTTCGGCCCGCGTGCCGTCGCCGAAGCCGCGCGCGCCGAAGGCATCGACACGGTCGTCCATGTGTCCGCCATCGGTGCCGATCCAGAATCGCCCTCCGTCTATGGTCGCTCCAAGGCAATGGGCGAGGCCGGCGTCTTCGAGACGATGCCCGATGCGGTCGTGTTTCGCCCTTCCATAGTGTTCGGGCCGGAAGACGGCTTTTTCAACCGCTTCGCGTCCATGGCGCGGATGTCGCCTGCATTGCCGCTGGTCGGCGGCGGCGTGACGCGTTTCCAGCCCGTCTTCGTCGGCGATGTCGCGGAGGCCGTCGCCATGGCGGTGGACGGCAAGACCGCGCGCGGCACGATCTATGAACTCGGCGGCCCCCAGATGAAGACCTTCAGGGAGTGTCTGGAGCTGATGCTTCAGATCATCCGCCGCAAGCGTCTGCTGGTCACGCTGCCGTTCTCCGTGGCGCGCATCCAGGCAAGCGTTCTGCAACTTCTGCCCAATCCGTTGCTCACCGTCGATCAGGTCGAACTCCTGAAGTCCGACAATGTGGTTTCGGATGACGCGATCGCGGAAGGACGCACGCTGGACGGGCTTGGCATCGAGGCGCGCACGCTGATGGCGATTCTGCCGACCTATCTCGAGCGGTTTCGCGAGCACGGTCAGTACGACGCCCACCGCGCCGCCTGA
- a CDS encoding glutathione S-transferase family protein: MLVLYRHPFSPASRFLQLVLSEYGAKVELVTERPWERRRDFLMLNPAGTVPVLRENDGPPVSGAFAIMEYLDETRGYAVGDRRLMPDHPDARAETRRLVDWAVNKLDGDVVGPFVRERIYKQEMPSSMGGGSPDSAVLRAARSNIGHHLRYFGYLAASRNWLAGERLSFADFAVAAELSCADYLGEVPWAEEENVKAWYARIKSRPSFRPLLAEKMLGMPPAPSYADLDF; encoded by the coding sequence ATGCTGGTTCTCTATCGCCATCCCTTTTCCCCTGCATCGCGTTTTCTTCAGCTTGTGCTGAGTGAATACGGCGCGAAGGTGGAGCTCGTGACGGAACGCCCTTGGGAGCGCCGCCGCGATTTTCTGATGCTCAATCCGGCGGGAACGGTGCCGGTCCTGCGCGAAAACGACGGGCCGCCGGTGTCCGGCGCCTTCGCGATCATGGAGTATCTCGATGAAACGCGCGGCTATGCGGTTGGCGACCGCCGGCTGATGCCCGATCATCCCGACGCGCGCGCGGAAACGCGTCGGCTGGTCGATTGGGCTGTGAACAAGCTCGACGGCGATGTGGTCGGCCCCTTCGTGCGCGAGCGCATCTACAAGCAGGAGATGCCGTCTTCGATGGGTGGCGGGTCGCCGGATTCCGCAGTGTTGAGGGCTGCGCGCTCCAACATCGGACATCATTTGCGCTACTTTGGCTATCTCGCGGCGTCGCGGAACTGGCTTGCAGGCGAGCGATTGAGTTTCGCCGATTTCGCAGTGGCCGCGGAATTGTCCTGTGCCGACTATCTGGGTGAGGTGCCATGGGCGGAGGAGGAAAACGTGAAGGCCTGGTACGCGCGGATCAAGTCGCGTCCAAGCTTTCGTCCGCTTCTGGCGGAAAAGATGCTGGGCATGCCGCCAGCCCCGAGCTACGCGGATCTCGACTTCTAG
- a CDS encoding SDR family NAD(P)-dependent oxidoreductase: MDLGAGLKGQRLLITGGSSGLGAHFAKLAARNGASIAVAARRKDRLEALVDVLKELGAPEAVAIGLDVSDGAAIHACVRDAVSALGGLDVLVNNAGTVRNGLAIDQTAEDFDAVMSVNLRGVWLMAVAAARHWRETETPGNIVNIASILGEFVSVGTASYAVSKAGVVQMTRALALEFARHNIRVNALEPGYFETEINQGFFDTQTGKEMIKAIPMRRIGRLKDLDGPFLLLASDASCFMTGAAIPVDGGHLLA; encoded by the coding sequence ATGGATCTCGGAGCCGGGCTCAAGGGACAGCGTTTGCTGATCACCGGGGGTTCAAGCGGGCTGGGAGCGCATTTCGCCAAACTCGCGGCACGCAACGGCGCGTCGATCGCGGTCGCCGCACGGCGCAAGGACCGGCTGGAAGCGTTGGTCGACGTTCTCAAGGAACTGGGTGCGCCGGAGGCAGTGGCGATCGGCCTCGATGTAAGCGACGGCGCGGCGATCCACGCGTGTGTCAGGGATGCGGTCAGCGCGCTCGGCGGTCTCGACGTGCTTGTCAACAATGCGGGAACCGTAAGAAACGGGCTGGCAATCGACCAAACGGCGGAAGACTTCGATGCTGTCATGTCGGTCAACCTGCGCGGGGTCTGGCTGATGGCGGTTGCCGCCGCGCGCCACTGGCGTGAGACCGAGACGCCCGGAAACATCGTCAACATCGCATCCATTCTCGGCGAATTCGTCAGTGTCGGAACGGCATCCTATGCTGTTTCGAAGGCAGGCGTTGTCCAGATGACCCGGGCGCTGGCGCTGGAGTTTGCCCGTCACAACATCCGCGTCAACGCACTGGAGCCGGGCTACTTCGAAACGGAAATCAACCAGGGCTTCTTCGACACCCAAACCGGCAAGGAGATGATCAAGGCCATCCCCATGCGCCGCATTGGCCGATTGAAGGATCTGGACGGCCCCTTCCTGCTGCTGGCGAGCGATGCCTCGTGTTTCATGACCGGTGCGGCGATTCCCGTCGACGGCGGCCACCTTCTCGCCTGA
- a CDS encoding RNA pyrophosphohydrolase, with protein MSSSTPQKLYRPCVGIMLLNPAGRVWIGKRHPDTGADETHAWQMPQGGVDRGETPLEAARRELYEETSIRSASLIAEAPNWVSYDYPPEVTKNRRTMRYRGQTQKWFAFRFEGQEAEIDILNPPDGHNPEFCEWRWARASELAGLVIPFKRPTYEAVIDTFGRLTS; from the coding sequence ATGTCCAGTAGTACCCCCCAAAAGCTTTATCGTCCCTGCGTTGGCATCATGTTGCTCAATCCAGCCGGCCGCGTCTGGATCGGCAAACGTCACCCGGACACCGGCGCGGACGAGACCCACGCCTGGCAAATGCCGCAGGGCGGGGTCGACAGGGGCGAAACGCCGCTGGAAGCGGCCCGGCGCGAACTCTACGAGGAAACCTCCATCCGCTCGGCAAGTCTGATCGCCGAGGCGCCGAACTGGGTCTCCTACGACTACCCGCCGGAAGTGACCAAAAACCGACGCACCATGCGCTACAGGGGACAAACACAGAAATGGTTCGCCTTCCGCTTCGAGGGGCAGGAAGCAGAGATCGACATCCTCAATCCGCCCGACGGCCACAACCCGGAATTCTGCGAATGGCGATGGGCGCGGGCATCCGAGCTTGCGGGGCTCGTCATCCCGTTCAAGCGCCCGACCTATGAGGCCGTGATCGACACCTTTGGTCGCCTGACCTCCTGA
- a CDS encoding type ISP restriction/modification enzyme, with protein sequence MAHCVSFSEFKAVHVQRFHPHRRLHRPLETFRWQSLRESAFRNLRYPQPEKSRFMSQQLVNQYLSEIDRLRKMSGLTNEQVIRPAFRRLLDTWAASMRLVFLEEFPFQTGMKTTVYPDGTVLHDIRVPLGYWEAKDTKDDLDEEIRKKLAKGYPQDNIIFENSETAVLWQNRQEVMRADMTDTEALLRLVALFFSYERAEIAEFRKAVEIFKADLPTVLDALRARINTAYSDNSAFKAEADKFLAHCKDTINPALGEADVREMLIQHILTEEIFSHVFNESDFHHENNIAKELYALEGKFFTGAVKRETLKGLEPYYAAIRANAAQITNHSEKQTFLKVIYENFYKVYDTKKADRLGVVYTPNEIVKFMIQGADWLCETHFGRNLVDEHVEILDPATGTGTFICELLEYFRGDPRKLAHKYKNELHANEVAILPYYVANLNIEASYQAISGQFAEFPNLCFVDTLDNVEGLGIRAGHQHDMFAALSDENIERVKRQNKRKISVVVGNPPYNAWQENFNMRNANRAYKRIDDRIRETYGTASSAQNKIAIYDMYSRFFRWASDRMHDDGVLAFITNRSFIESRTFDGFRKSVEEEFNEIYVVDLGGDVRANPKLSGTKHNVFGIQTGVAISFFVKRRRQQGCKIFYARRPEFDTAEDKLAFLASAKLSTMSFDRIDPDKKGNWVNQTENDWDNLIATCDEATKKNKNHKNERAIFKFYGRGIGTFRDEWVYSLSKEQLKEKMEHFVITYERRRRFEESYLKENIKWDRELEILLSKNKKKEYSSEYIHESSYRPFCRRHIYRDEDFIGMNYLNAQFWKSKRSSNKAIAIMGDSSGKPYFCLSVDLIPDLNFVSPASGGTQQLPIYRYTSTGDRVDNITDWALNRFHKAYGKTGRLRPDRGGGGEDDVRDTSISPHEGEMPGRAEGGEPRALEADATPPSIASRHLPIKEKEARELTREAIFHYVYGVLHDPVYREKYALNLKREFPRIPFYPDFWAWADWGKRLMELHIGYEEVEPWPISRTDVADEAAREAGVAPKTILKADKDNGIIRIDSETTLAGIPPQVWDYKLGNRSGIEWILDQYKEKTPRDPTIREKFNTYRFADYKEKVIDLIACVTRVSVETMEIVEAMKSAKRGSETTKTSR encoded by the coding sequence ATGGCGCATTGCGTGTCCTTCTCAGAATTCAAAGCCGTTCATGTCCAACGATTCCATCCCCATCGACGCCTTCATCGACCGCTGGAAACCTTCCGGTGGCAGTCATTGCGCGAGTCGGCTTTCCGCAACCTTCGATATCCCCAGCCCGAAAAATCCCGATTCATGAGCCAGCAACTCGTCAACCAGTACCTGAGCGAGATCGACCGGCTTCGGAAAATGTCCGGCCTTACCAACGAGCAGGTCATTCGCCCGGCCTTCCGCCGTCTGCTCGATACATGGGCGGCATCGATGCGGCTGGTCTTCCTGGAAGAGTTTCCCTTTCAGACCGGCATGAAGACGACCGTCTATCCCGACGGCACGGTGCTGCACGACATTCGCGTTCCGCTTGGCTACTGGGAAGCCAAGGACACCAAGGACGATCTCGACGAGGAGATTCGAAAGAAGCTCGCCAAGGGCTATCCGCAGGACAACATCATCTTCGAGAACTCCGAAACGGCGGTGCTCTGGCAAAACCGTCAGGAGGTGATGCGCGCCGACATGACGGACACGGAGGCCCTGCTCCGGCTGGTTGCCCTGTTCTTTTCCTACGAGCGCGCCGAGATCGCCGAATTCCGCAAGGCCGTGGAGATATTCAAGGCGGATCTTCCCACTGTTCTCGACGCGCTGCGCGCGCGCATCAACACCGCCTATTCAGACAATTCCGCCTTCAAGGCCGAGGCCGACAAGTTTCTCGCCCACTGCAAGGACACGATCAATCCGGCACTCGGCGAGGCCGACGTGCGGGAGATGCTGATCCAGCACATCCTCACGGAAGAGATCTTCTCCCACGTCTTCAACGAGAGCGACTTCCATCACGAAAACAACATCGCCAAGGAACTCTACGCGCTTGAGGGCAAGTTCTTCACCGGCGCGGTCAAACGGGAAACCCTGAAAGGGCTGGAGCCCTATTACGCCGCGATCCGCGCCAATGCGGCGCAGATCACCAACCACTCGGAAAAGCAGACGTTTCTCAAGGTCATCTACGAGAATTTCTACAAGGTCTACGACACGAAGAAGGCCGACCGGCTCGGCGTGGTCTACACGCCGAACGAGATCGTCAAATTCATGATCCAGGGCGCCGACTGGCTGTGCGAGACGCATTTCGGCCGAAACCTCGTCGACGAGCATGTCGAGATCCTCGATCCGGCGACGGGCACCGGCACCTTCATCTGCGAGTTGCTGGAGTATTTTCGCGGCGATCCGCGCAAGCTCGCGCATAAATACAAGAACGAGCTGCACGCCAATGAAGTGGCGATCCTGCCCTATTACGTCGCCAACCTGAACATCGAGGCGAGCTATCAGGCGATCTCGGGCCAGTTCGCGGAATTTCCGAACCTGTGCTTCGTCGACACGCTGGATAATGTGGAAGGCCTGGGCATCCGCGCCGGCCACCAGCACGACATGTTCGCCGCGCTGTCGGACGAGAACATCGAGCGCGTCAAGCGCCAGAACAAGCGCAAGATTTCTGTCGTCGTAGGCAATCCACCATACAATGCATGGCAAGAAAACTTTAACATGCGTAATGCGAACCGCGCTTATAAACGGATCGATGATCGTATTCGCGAAACCTACGGAACAGCCAGTTCAGCACAAAACAAGATTGCAATTTACGACATGTATTCGCGCTTCTTCCGCTGGGCCTCGGACCGTATGCACGACGACGGCGTTCTCGCCTTCATCACCAACCGCTCCTTCATCGAAAGCCGCACCTTCGACGGGTTCCGCAAGTCGGTGGAGGAGGAGTTCAACGAGATCTATGTGGTCGATCTCGGCGGCGACGTACGCGCCAATCCGAAGCTTTCCGGAACGAAGCACAATGTCTTCGGCATCCAGACGGGCGTGGCGATCTCCTTCTTCGTCAAGCGCCGCCGGCAGCAGGGCTGCAAGATCTTCTACGCCCGCCGCCCGGAATTCGACACGGCGGAAGACAAGCTCGCCTTCCTCGCGTCCGCCAAACTCTCCACGATGTCCTTCGACCGCATCGATCCGGACAAGAAGGGCAACTGGGTCAACCAAACGGAAAACGATTGGGACAACCTCATTGCTACATGCGATGAAGCAACTAAAAAAAACAAAAACCACAAAAATGAACGCGCAATATTCAAATTTTACGGAAGAGGGATCGGGACTTTCCGAGATGAATGGGTTTATAGCCTTTCAAAGGAACAGCTAAAAGAAAAAATGGAACATTTTGTAATTACATATGAACGTCGCCGTCGTTTTGAAGAATCTTATTTAAAAGAAAACATAAAATGGGATCGAGAGCTAGAAATACTTTTGTCGAAAAATAAGAAAAAGGAATATAGTTCAGAATATATTCATGAATCATCATACAGGCCATTCTGTCGCAGGCACATATATAGAGATGAAGACTTTATTGGAATGAACTATCTCAACGCACAATTCTGGAAATCTAAACGCTCGTCAAATAAAGCAATTGCGATTATGGGCGATTCGAGCGGAAAGCCATATTTTTGTTTATCTGTTGATCTCATTCCCGATCTCAATTTTGTTAGTCCGGCCTCAGGCGGTACACAACAATTACCAATCTACCGCTACACCTCGACTGGAGACCGCGTCGACAACATCACCGACTGGGCGCTGAACAGGTTCCACAAGGCCTATGGCAAGACCGGCCGTCTGCGCCCAGATCGCGGCGGCGGCGGCGAGGACGACGTCCGCGACACTTCGATCTCCCCCCATGAGGGGGAGATGCCCGGCAGGGCAGAGGGGGGTGAGCCACGCGCGCTGGAGGCAGACGCAACACCCCCATCGATCGCGTCGCGACATCTCCCCATCAAGGAAAAAGAAGCGCGCGAGCTCACCAGGGAAGCGATCTTCCATTACGTCTACGGCGTGCTGCACGATCCCGTCTACCGCGAGAAATATGCGCTCAACCTGAAGCGCGAGTTCCCGCGCATCCCGTTCTATCCCGACTTCTGGGCCTGGGCGGACTGGGGCAAGCGGCTGATGGAGCTGCACATCGGCTATGAGGAGGTCGAGCCCTGGCCGATCTCGCGCACGGACGTGGCGGACGAGGCGGCGCGCGAGGCGGGCGTTGCGCCGAAGACGATCCTCAAGGCCGACAAGGACAACGGCATCATTCGCATCGACAGCGAAACGACGCTTGCCGGCATCCCGCCGCAGGTCTGGGACTACAAGCTCGGCAACCGCTCCGGGATCGAGTGGATCCTCGATCAATACAAGGAGAAGACGCCGAGAGACCCGACCATCCGCGAGAAGTTCAACACCTACCGCTTCGCCGACTACAAGGAAAAGGTGATCGACCTGATCGCCTGCGTCACCCGCGTTTCGGTCGAAACGATGGAGATCGTCGAGGCAATGAAATCGGCAAAGCGCGGCTCCGAAACGACAAAGACATCGCGATGA